DNA sequence from the Leptospiraceae bacterium genome:
CTATGATTGAGACTTTGCCTGATATAGGAGAAAAAAGGAGAAAAGCCTTATTAAAGTTTTTTGCCGGGAAAGAGGGATTGGAGAATGCAAGTCTTGAGGATTTAAAAAAAGTTCCGGGAATAGGGGATAAACTCGCTGAGAAAATTTACGAGTTTATCCTGAATAAAAAAGGAGAACCTAATCTTTGATATGCTTATGGTCTTTTAGATGAGTCAGGCAGTATTCATGATCGGAACAATCTACACAGTATCGAAATTCCATTAATGGATCGTCTTTTTCCGTTTTTCCGCATACGGTACAGCGGTGTATGCTCGGGCTAATGTAAGGTCTCGCATTTTTTTGCCTGTGATATATTAGTTGTACATCTTTCCAGATGTCATAGCCATAAAAAATTAAAACATTCGATAAACCTAAAAGGACACCCAGTAGTGGATAAGCACTATGATAGGCATACATAGTCATAGTCGTATTTAAAAGAAGAAGAGCGAGACTTAAAATTCCTAACCATTTTAGCTTTACAGGTATTAGAAAAAAGAGATAGATTTCAATTTGTGGAAAACGGTAAGCTACAGCTAAAAAAACAGAAAGATAAATGTAGTTAGAAGTAATACCCAGAGGAACAAATAAAGAAGCAAAGGCACCCAGAATACAGCTTAAAAAGCCAATGATAATAAACAAATTGTAATTGCCTGCACCCAGATCTCCTTCGATAATATTTCCTAAGAAAGCGTAGATATAAAGATAGAAGAAAAGCCCGAGCCAGGGATTGCCCAAAAAACTGGACTCTATTCTAAATGGATAGACGAAGAGGTGCTGCCATTGACCTGTTTGAAGAATGGATGAGTTAAGAAGGCCGAGATCAGGCCTGTATATATAGCAATAGCCGCTGATAAAGGCTGTTACAATTACAATGTATATCGTGAGGTTTTCTATATGGTTTCGATAAAAGAATTGTTTAAGTTTTGAGAACATACGGGATTATTATTTTTATCGCATAGATATTGTCGATACTTTTATTCTTCTACATATCCTTGAGTTTGAAAGAGTTTTTTTAAAACCTGAATATGATACAATTTTTTTGCTGACAGTACTCTTCCTTAAAACCTATTGTTTTTATAGGCTCATGCCTTTTAAAAAAGAGTGAGGGGTATAATATGAAGCTTCTGATAAGCTTATTTTGTATGTTATTTACAAGTTTGCCTTTGTTTGCGGACTGGTTTTATTGGAAAAAAGAATACCAGGCGGTTGAGGAGAATAAAAAGCAGGTTACCGGCACGTTTAAGGATTATATAGGTGATAAGCAAGGCGAGATTAAATCTTTAAAAGAAACACATCGCTTGGAAAAAGAAGATTGGGAAAAAGAAAAAACGGAGTATGAGAGACTTCTAAAAGAGATTCAGGACAAATATACTCTACTGGAATCAAGCTTTAAAGAAGAAAAAGAAACCTGGAAAACAGAAAGAAATTTATTGTTACAGGACAAATCCAGTAATGAAGCCTATTTGAAAGAAATTGAAAAAGCAAGGCTTGCCTATACAAACCTGAAAGAAAAGACCCTGGCATTTAAAAAGAAATGTGTAGACAAATATAAAACTTGCAAAGAGAAGATAAAAAGTCTTGAAGCCGAGCTGGAGGAACTTCGTAAGCTTAGCGGAATGCAAAAGGAAGAGCTGGAAAAGTTAACCAACCAGTTCAAAGAGTTGGAAAAAGAGCTGAAAAAGGAAATTGAAGCAAAAACCATTCGGCTTAGAAAAACTATGAATCGGCTTTATATTAATCTGGATGATAGAATATCCTTTGCCCCCGGTTCTGTTGTATTAAAAAATGATGTAAAACCTATTCTTGATAAAATCATAACGATACTGGCAAAATATCCGAATAACCTGATTTTTATCGAAGGACATACGGATGATATTCCTATGCGTACTTCGAGAATTCGTGATAACTGGCAGTTATCTACAGAAAGGGCCCTTTCGGTTTTACGTTATATCCTGAAGAATAACAATTTGAATCCATCCAAGTTTTCAGCGGCAGGCTACGGAGAACATCGACCTATAGTCCCCAATACCAGCCCGGAAAACCGGGCCAGTAATCGCAGGGTCGAGCTTGTGGTTACTCTTCCCTGAGTAAGTTTTATGGATGAGAGTGCTGGTGTTCCATATCAATTTTTTTAACTTCAGCTTGTATGGTTTTCTTTAAACCGTTACTAAACTCAAGACCGATTTGAATGACCTGTTTTTCTTGCAGGTCATTTTTTAAGCCCATAAGCATAACATGAAAACTTCCGGGTTTTAAAACTGCCTTTCCGCCGGCCGGGATAGGAACAAACTCTACTTTTCTCATTTTCATCATTCCATCTTCCGATATGTGGTTATGGATTTCTACCATATTTGCTACATCGGAGCTGACTCCAATTAATTTTAAATCCTGTTTGGAAGGATTTGAAATTTCCATAAACGCACCGGTATTAGCTGAACCCGGAGGCATGAGACGAACATAGGGGTTTTGAATTTCCGGTTCTACTTTTTCTATTTCCTTATTTTCTTTGCAGTTTATAAGACTCAGAAAAAGTAAAAGAATTATTATTTTTTTCATTAGATTTTCCTTAAATTTATAATTCGATTAAAAGTTAGAACGAATTTCTTCTGCTAACTTTTCAGGTAAAATTCCATGCGGAATAAATTTTGCGATCTTACCATCTTTTCCTATTAGAAAGGATTGGGTACTGTGATCGATAGTATAAAAAGGTTCTCCTTCTTTAACAAAATGTTTTTGATAACTGACACCATATTGTTTGGCTATATCGGCAATCTTTTCCGGCTTATCTGTAAGGGCTATAAGGCTCTTATGAAAAAAGGAAACATATTTTTGAAGTTTTTCTTCGGTATCTCGCTTTGGGTCAACACTGATGAAAACGGTTTGAATCTGTTGTAGTTCTTCCGGTTTCAGTTTTTGTAAAGCCTTAGAAAAAATAGATAAGGTTGTCGGGCAAATATCGGGACAGAAGGTATAACCAAAATACAATAGAACCAACTTTCCCCTGTAAGTCTTTAGATCAAAATTCATATTGCCATTATGAATACCAAAATCTCCTCCTACAGGAAGAGTTGAAAGGCGCAGTTTTTGTGGAGATGGAAGATTACTTTTGGAATTGTAATAAAAAATACCCGCTACTGCGATTAAATTACTTAATATTAAAAAGAGGATTATTTTCTTCATTTTGTTACCGTGCTAAAATAAAATTGTGCTCCATAAGTCTTTCCCTGTTTTTTTAGGAGGACCGTGGCCTGCCATTTCATCCTGTCAACTGTACAGGCAGGAAGACTACCTTTCCCCCGGAAAAGATTCTCAGCGGTTTTTAAAAGTTCCGGTCTGTTAAAACCCATGTCCATATCTACACCCAGAAAATCCACTCGAACCTCATCTATTCCCGGACGAGAAGTTTTTAAACTTAGTTCGAACTCTGTATTAATTTTAATGGGAAGGGGTTCAATTGAAAATTCTAAATTTCCTATTTCAGAATGTGAGAATATACAGGTACCCTTATCTATTGCACAGGAATCTGTTGGAATTAGGATCATCGTAGAATCTTTTGAACTTGTTGTGAATTGATTCGCTTTATAAAAAATGAAGCCGGCAAAAAAAAGAATTATAACAGAAAAAATGGTGATTAGAGCTTTCATCATGAAATCCTATAGAGACTATTTAGAATTAAGAATATTCCGGTAAGTAATAAAATCCATCCGGCAAGAGAGGGAAATTTCTTTTGAAAAGGTTCTATAATCTTTCGAATGAGAACCGGGCTAAAAATGAGGATAGGAACCGTACCCAGCCAGAACATAAACATAAAAACAGCACCTGAGAGCGGATTATTAGTTGTGGCCGCTCCTATAACATATCCGTATAACCAGCCACAGGGTAGGGAAAAGGAGAGAAGGCCGATCAAAAAAGAATTATAATGAGATTTCTCTTCTTTCATTTGTTTTTGTAAAAGACCTTTAAGAAAAGGTAAATCTATATGAAATTTTTTCTGCTGTAAAATATTGTAGGCCAGGTAAATAAAAACCAGTCCTAAACTAATCGGTGTCAATGTGGCAATTAATGATTTGGAGAATCCTATAAAAAGAAATTGGCCGAAGAAACCGGCAATAAGGCCGAGTAAAATATAGGAGATGAGTCTTCCCGTATGATAAAAAAAATGCTCGATATAACTCCGATTCATGATTAAAGTAATAGGCCCGCACATACCCAGACAATGAGTACTGCCGAGGAAAGCCGAACTGAAAATGGACACAGCCAGCACCCACTGGTTTGTGGTTTCAATATTTTGCATGTTCTTTGAAGTCAGGCTTTTTTAAGCCAATAAAATAGAAAGAAGAATTTCGATGGAAGATTTGATTACTGATTAGAAAAAGAGTGGTGGCGCGGACAGGATTTGAACCTGCGACCTTTGGGTTATGAGCCCAACGAGCTACCAACTGCTCTACCGCGCGTCGTGATTACCATTCTTCATGGATACGTGTTTTAGTCAATTAAAAAATGTATTTATTTATTTTCTTTTTTTATTAAATATTAATTGCAGGCATTTCGCTATCTTCTATATACTACAAAAAGTTTATTTCAATCAGGTATAAAACATTGATAAGTAAAGACGAAGCTTCCCTGGTAATCGAACACTACGAAAAAAAAATTTATGATCAAAGGCAGTTATTAGAGATTAGTAAAGCACTTAACTCTACACTGGATTATAACTACCTGATAGATGCCATTTTAAATATTTGCCTGGCACAGCTACAAACTTTAAACTCTGCCATTTTTCTGCCTCCCGATGTAGACGCAAACTATTTTAAGTTAGATGGTTCTTATAAGGGTTTTGATATTTCGGAAAAGGAACTGGAAAGTAGGATATCTGTGGAATCTCCCCTTATACAGTTCTTTGAAGAAAAGCCCAGGGCTGTAACTCTGACAAATCTGGAAAAAGTGGATGCCTTACGCGGTCCAGAATTAAAGGTATTAAAGTCTATGGGAGGAGAATTGGTTACCCCTTTAACTGCCAAAGGAAAGGTAAACGGTCTTCTGCTCCTCGGAGAAAAGATTACCCTGAATGATTTCCTGGAAGATGAAAAAGATTTTCTAACCATTCTTGCCGGACTGGCCGGTGTGGCAGTGGAAAACTCCAGACTTTATGAATTAGCAACGGTAGATATGATGACCCAGTTGAAAATTCATCACTATTTTCAGTCTAAACTTAGAGAAGAAATGGATCGCTGTAGAAAAAAGAACAATAAATTAGCTCTTTTATTTACTGATGTAGATAAGTTTAAAGTTTTTAATGATACTTACGGTCACCAGGCCGGTGATGTGGTTCTTATAGAGGTGGCGAAAAAGCTGATGGAATCATCTCGCAAACAGGATATTGCCGCCAGGTATGGTGGAGAAGAATTTTGTGTGGTGATGCCGGGTTCCGGTGCGGAGGAAGGTTTTGAAATGGGAGAGAAAATTCGTAAGTCTATTGAATCTCACAGGGTAATTAATCCGAACACAGGAGAGGAACTGAAGGTAACTATCAGTGTGGGGGTAACAGAGTTTCATTTGAATGATAAGAATAATAAGGAATTAATAGAGAGGGCCGATAAAGCCCTGTATGAAGCCAAGCATGGAGGCCGGAACCAGACTCGAATGAAACTCCTTGAAGAAAAAGATGGCTGAGCTTTTTCTTCAAGGAATCTGAAGAAAAATAGAACTGCGATGGGAGTTTTAAAAGGAACCCTCAGTTTCTTTTTCTTATTCTTTTATTCCTGTTCCAGTACTGCATCTTTCTTTAAGAAGCAGGAAATGGATAAGAATGAGATTCAACTGGAAATCCTATCCGATAAGGAACAGGCTCTGGTAGAAGTCGAGGTGGAAACGGCAGAAAAGAAAAAAAATCGACTGAGATTAATTCTGGATACGGGTTCTAATGTAACCATTCTCAATCAACACAAGTTTCTGGACGCAAAAACGATTCCTTTTCAGCTCAAAGTAAAGACGTTTACAAAGGAATCGGAGGGGACTTATGAAAAAATATTTATAAACCTGCGAACTCCGGAAAACGAAAGCATTTATAGTGGATATGCTTTTTTAACCAAATTACCGGAAACGAGTTTATTTGATGGTGTTATTGGTAATGATGTTCTTTCAGCTTTTCAGTTAGTTCTGGATTTTCCGGATAGGGTATATCTCAGAAAAAAGAAAAAACTAATTTCCAATGAATATAAGGTCTTTTCTTATCGTGAAGTTGAAAACCATATTCTTCTCGATTGTTTTTGGAAGGAAAAAGAAGAGAAAAAACTCCGATTAATATTTGATACAGGTGCAGGTTTGACTTATATTCATAAAAAATTTTTAAATGGAGAAAAGAGAGAAGTTTTAAATCGACATAAATACTTTGATCTGAGTGGAGAGATTAAAGAAACGGAATCTTATTTAATTAGAAATTTTTGTTTGGGTGGGAGAACTTACTGTGATAGCCACCTTGAAGTCTTAAGCGGATCGAATGAATTATTAAAAAACTTTTTTGAAGGGCAGGAAGCGGATGGTATTATCGGGTATAACTATATAAGAAAACACCGGATTGTTATTGATTACGGGGAAAGGAAGATATACCTGAAAAGAAAGAACAAAGCTTTTATGTTTTTATTTGATTAGAATGGAAAAAGAAAAGATAATCGTTGCAATGAGCGGAGGTGTCGATAGTTCTGTGGCCTGCGGCCTTCTTTTGGAGCAGGGCTATGAGGTAATAGGAGTCAATTTACGAACCTGGGAATACGAAGCACCTGCCTGCGATACCGGAGGTAAAAAGTCCTGTTGTTCACCCGAAGATATACGAGATGCAAGGGACGTAGGCCTGAGTTTTAACATACCATTTTATGTAGTCCGGATGGAAAAAATATTTGGAGAAAAAGTCATTCAACGTTTTATTGATGATTATAAAGACGGAAGGACTCCCAACCCCTGTGTGGAATGTAATACCTTTGTGAAATTTGGTGCCTTGTTTGAAAAAGCAAAAGCCCTTGGGATAGAAAAAATTGCTACCGGCCATTATGCTAAGATTGTTCAGCTCGATAATGGTCGTTATGCGATTGCCAACGCGAAGTACATGAAAAAAAATCAGGCTTATTATTTATATGGACTCAGCCAGGAAAATCTCGCCAATACTCTTTTTCCTCTCAGCGAAATGGATAAGGCCGAAGTCAGAGAACAGGCCAGACGTTTTGGTTTGCCGGTGGCTGATAAGCCGGAGTCTCAGGA
Encoded proteins:
- a CDS encoding OmpA family protein; protein product: MKLLISLFCMLFTSLPLFADWFYWKKEYQAVEENKKQVTGTFKDYIGDKQGEIKSLKETHRLEKEDWEKEKTEYERLLKEIQDKYTLLESSFKEEKETWKTERNLLLQDKSSNEAYLKEIEKARLAYTNLKEKTLAFKKKCVDKYKTCKEKIKSLEAELEELRKLSGMQKEELEKLTNQFKELEKELKKEIEAKTIRLRKTMNRLYINLDDRISFAPGSVVLKNDVKPILDKIITILAKYPNNLIFIEGHTDDIPMRTSRIRDNWQLSTERALSVLRYILKNNNLNPSKFSAAGYGEHRPIVPNTSPENRASNRRVELVVTLP
- a CDS encoding copper chaperone PCu(A)C, which gives rise to MKKIIILLLFLSLINCKENKEIEKVEPEIQNPYVRLMPPGSANTGAFMEISNPSKQDLKLIGVSSDVANMVEIHNHISEDGMMKMRKVEFVPIPAGGKAVLKPGSFHVMLMGLKNDLQEKQVIQIGLEFSNGLKKTIQAEVKKIDMEHQHSHP
- a CDS encoding SCO family protein; this encodes MKKIILFLILSNLIAVAGIFYYNSKSNLPSPQKLRLSTLPVGGDFGIHNGNMNFDLKTYRGKLVLLYFGYTFCPDICPTTLSIFSKALQKLKPEELQQIQTVFISVDPKRDTEEKLQKYVSFFHKSLIALTDKPEKIADIAKQYGVSYQKHFVKEGEPFYTIDHSTQSFLIGKDGKIAKFIPHGILPEKLAEEIRSNF
- a CDS encoding sulfite exporter TauE/SafE family protein, with translation MQNIETTNQWVLAVSIFSSAFLGSTHCLGMCGPITLIMNRSYIEHFFYHTGRLISYILLGLIAGFFGQFLFIGFSKSLIATLTPISLGLVFIYLAYNILQQKKFHIDLPFLKGLLQKQMKEEKSHYNSFLIGLLSFSLPCGWLYGYVIGAATTNNPLSGAVFMFMFWLGTVPILIFSPVLIRKIIEPFQKKFPSLAGWILLLTGIFLILNSLYRIS
- a CDS encoding sensor domain-containing diguanylate cyclase, which translates into the protein MISKDEASLVIEHYEKKIYDQRQLLEISKALNSTLDYNYLIDAILNICLAQLQTLNSAIFLPPDVDANYFKLDGSYKGFDISEKELESRISVESPLIQFFEEKPRAVTLTNLEKVDALRGPELKVLKSMGGELVTPLTAKGKVNGLLLLGEKITLNDFLEDEKDFLTILAGLAGVAVENSRLYELATVDMMTQLKIHHYFQSKLREEMDRCRKKNNKLALLFTDVDKFKVFNDTYGHQAGDVVLIEVAKKLMESSRKQDIAARYGGEEFCVVMPGSGAEEGFEMGEKIRKSIESHRVINPNTGEELKVTISVGVTEFHLNDKNNKELIERADKALYEAKHGGRNQTRMKLLEEKDG
- the mnmA gene encoding tRNA 2-thiouridine(34) synthase MnmA → MEKEKIIVAMSGGVDSSVACGLLLEQGYEVIGVNLRTWEYEAPACDTGGKKSCCSPEDIRDARDVGLSFNIPFYVVRMEKIFGEKVIQRFIDDYKDGRTPNPCVECNTFVKFGALFEKAKALGIEKIATGHYAKIVQLDNGRYAIANAKYMKKNQAYYLYGLSQENLANTLFPLSEMDKAEVREQARRFGLPVADKPESQEICFIPENDYRTFLEKKGVSFTAGFFKLPTGEIIGKHKGKERFTIGQRKGLGISWKYPLYVLAIEDDGTVILGAEDERFCSSFQVENLSFQALLLKPGEKLRCRVQVRYRHSPVICEVEMQENGNISVDLPEPVASVTPGQSAVFYPEEGDYLLFGGLIVKGSILSISEKERSHTVLNV